In Paenibacillus guangzhouensis, a single window of DNA contains:
- a CDS encoding DUF4855 domain-containing protein: MKRSRKWVALIMAAIMIVTMMPIAQAEEAPPPTQTEGQTPAESPGGVNPIVDPSVQPLVNAEGVTASVYNDVYRNLAAGLSYEWSEEPEASYPDVGNKLTDGKYGANDRSDTAWVGHHLKKTREVVFDLGEKKSITSIKANFLEDWPQNNVLLPLTVSMYVSDDKVSWGLLKDNATQKLWNDGKYTETYVWDGSKDGIKRLSTENPDAKIAYARYVKVMFSMHPSAMTLVDEIEIIGQDGQADGAVTVPPQPSAALLAPGEATAGIHDLGLLYNGHYAGGKGDWSKDRIIPNISYVDKVTKQPTEWLFDGVLYLGTNSPEGRSFGAGSGDPSILADWKWYLDKTFAPEGDMKHLNDATVEVSGKLGEPNHKTKVVLMIPYPDEGVSNFGDLGDGNLNFTGHEPQALSNRAKATQWYINEVKARWAAGNYSNLELVGMYWLEEQIGIDAAGPDLIKAVSGQVHADNMKFFWIPHFLAYKAYMWKDVGFDAVAFQPNYFFEPTGYDRFEDASNIAKRYGMTNEFEFDDRMLTDGVFRERYIDYLNSGVETGLMKNGFNVYYQGNNAVYDSAVSTDPANRILYDWLRDYVKGEYKVNNAAPPEVEVQKNGEPFKAGQVLADSEKVKFTWKLKGDVDPSLIKVSAMYDGKAYTEGTEINLKNMFGKHVLDVTVTSGKSKKTSFTFEVKTDAATMTALVDSYVIDKKMSSSDATALKVYLDAMKQAEGGVNPAEFTKSLKNFNAKLDQLKKNIKIDAYTMLKESVYYLAGSLAEGKPVEVSSIENNNPNYIPSNAVDGFQSTRWASHYDDANWFLVDLGQPTAMDTVRISWEGARADTYKLLVSDDKKTWKNVMPNDGIIKAQDGKETVQFNSVTARYIKFEGVKRATGYGYSFYEFGVYSLSDQQVKLERNLALGLPYTWSQAPEASRPDDQKKLTDGKYAKMVNGKPDFNDPAWVGHLRKKTREVVFDLGEQKSITKINAHFLESWPTNNVLVPLTVSMYVSDDKVNWGLLKDSATQELWRDGTYDETYRWDGSKDGIKAAGPSAQIAYARYVKVTFTMHTRAMTFVDEIEILGQDGKVEGAVTVPTYTPKFLEAGEATAGIQHLGLLYNGQYANDLGTWTKERIIPNISYVDKDGKIKDRLFDGVLYLGINSINPGRDFGGKAYLEDWKWYLDKTFAKNGDMDALDAAASEVSKALNQPGMKEKVVLMIPDPGESITNFGAIEQGGESLNFNDSVGKEKAFANREKAVQWWLQQVKSRWEAKGYANLELVGMYWFEEQISTSQSGPDLIRSVSSTLHDMQISGKDLKFFWIPHFFAYKAFMWKDVGFDAVTIQPNYFFEPMDKERLEDSANLAKQYGMSNELEFDDRMLTDGVFRERYIDYLNNGASTGLMTEGFKSYYQGNNAVYNTAVSKDPATRVLYDWLYQFVKGTYKVNEDQPSKVNVQMNGKPFQSGMKLLDTENVAFTWNLETDDGLTKVTATFDGKPYTGTDISLEGKLGKHELVITVTAGKMVTKSYVIETTTNAAGIKVLVDRFQKAEQFTDGVVAPTLSNYLEMMKRNENTDVAQAAKYLKGFNAKLDEFKQAGQIKDEAYNTLKESVYYLTGNLAQGKSAEASSTEGNNPNYAPGKAVDGFPASRWASEYVNDTNFTVDLGKPVLMDTVRIDWEVARAKTYKLLVSNDKKTWKSVKGDGAITAHDGKETVQFTPVLAQYVRFQGVERNTEYGYSFYEFGVYNLSGTVDVKAIEGVQATIDNTTKKVTVTGLAMDTGKIDATLKVVDPQGKVNYEGQANAADGKITFAFQLNGDVEGKYEATLSVKDMEPIKVSFEYKKPTPPTTTPDSPAPSTPTPPTTPAPVNIQPQADGSVKATVSSKLDGTTAVGTISEQDLKKAIAGAKADASGQQTVIVELNKNGNAAGYALDLPASFLAENPNLVIEVSTPNATAVLNGQMFAKSELGKQVRVIVSAGDRKSLNAAAQAQVGNRPIVQLSVQMDGKSVAWKSDKASVLVKVPYTLTGKETASSIGILLINDQGAATVVKGATYSAADKQLRFPANQAGVYAIYAQPAASFADLGQHAWAQEAIAQLASLGIVQGTSATTFSPADQVSRADFVLMLVRALNLKADASAAFADVDAQAYYHDAVAIAKQLGIVTGTNGDQFAPKAKISRQDMMVMAARALAVAQAKELQGDLTALKAFKDAGQVAGYAASGIAGMIEQGLIQGNNGSLNPTGNTTRAETAVFLNRLLNVLSK, encoded by the coding sequence ATGAAAAGGAGTAGAAAGTGGGTTGCGCTAATCATGGCTGCGATTATGATTGTAACGATGATGCCGATCGCGCAAGCGGAAGAGGCGCCGCCCCCCACACAGACAGAAGGACAGACACCAGCGGAGTCGCCAGGCGGAGTCAATCCGATTGTTGATCCATCGGTCCAACCGCTAGTGAACGCGGAGGGTGTTACGGCATCCGTATATAACGACGTCTATCGCAACTTGGCTGCAGGACTGTCGTATGAGTGGTCAGAAGAGCCGGAAGCATCTTATCCGGACGTCGGCAACAAATTGACGGATGGCAAATATGGAGCGAATGATAGATCCGACACAGCATGGGTTGGACATCATTTGAAGAAGACGCGCGAAGTCGTGTTCGATTTGGGGGAGAAGAAGTCCATTACGTCAATCAAAGCCAACTTCCTTGAAGACTGGCCGCAGAATAACGTACTCTTGCCACTGACGGTCTCGATGTACGTCTCCGATGACAAAGTGAGTTGGGGCTTGCTCAAAGACAATGCAACACAAAAGCTGTGGAATGACGGCAAATACACAGAGACTTATGTGTGGGACGGCAGCAAGGACGGCATTAAGCGCTTAAGCACTGAGAACCCTGATGCAAAAATCGCATATGCACGGTACGTGAAAGTGATGTTCTCCATGCATCCTTCGGCGATGACACTCGTGGATGAGATCGAAATTATCGGTCAAGACGGGCAAGCAGATGGAGCGGTAACCGTGCCTCCTCAGCCTTCGGCAGCATTGTTAGCGCCTGGTGAAGCGACGGCGGGAATCCATGATTTAGGACTGCTCTATAACGGACATTATGCTGGCGGTAAAGGCGATTGGTCGAAGGATCGCATTATTCCGAATATCAGTTACGTGGATAAAGTTACGAAGCAGCCGACAGAATGGCTCTTCGACGGCGTTCTTTATCTCGGGACGAACTCTCCGGAAGGACGTAGTTTCGGGGCGGGGTCGGGCGATCCGTCCATTCTTGCAGACTGGAAATGGTATTTGGATAAAACATTTGCGCCTGAAGGCGATATGAAGCACCTGAATGATGCGACGGTGGAAGTCAGTGGGAAGCTCGGCGAACCGAATCATAAGACCAAGGTTGTGCTCATGATTCCGTATCCAGATGAGGGAGTATCCAATTTCGGAGATCTTGGAGACGGGAATCTTAACTTTACTGGCCATGAACCGCAAGCGCTTTCAAATCGTGCGAAGGCGACGCAGTGGTATATTAACGAAGTGAAGGCGCGTTGGGCTGCTGGGAACTATTCCAACCTTGAACTCGTTGGTATGTACTGGCTGGAAGAACAGATCGGCATCGATGCAGCCGGTCCGGACTTGATAAAGGCTGTAAGCGGGCAAGTACATGCGGACAATATGAAATTTTTCTGGATTCCGCATTTCTTGGCATATAAGGCTTATATGTGGAAGGATGTCGGCTTCGATGCGGTAGCGTTCCAACCGAACTATTTCTTTGAGCCGACAGGTTATGATCGTTTTGAAGATGCTTCGAACATCGCGAAGCGTTATGGGATGACGAACGAGTTCGAATTCGATGATCGGATGCTGACAGACGGTGTGTTCCGCGAACGGTACATCGATTATTTGAACAGCGGTGTGGAAACCGGCTTAATGAAAAATGGCTTCAACGTTTACTACCAAGGCAATAATGCCGTGTATGATAGTGCGGTGAGCACAGATCCGGCCAATCGGATCCTGTATGACTGGCTGAGAGACTATGTTAAAGGTGAATACAAAGTCAACAACGCGGCACCGCCGGAAGTGGAAGTGCAGAAGAACGGTGAGCCATTTAAAGCAGGGCAAGTTCTTGCAGATTCCGAGAAAGTGAAGTTCACCTGGAAACTTAAAGGTGATGTTGATCCAAGCTTGATTAAAGTTTCTGCGATGTATGATGGAAAGGCGTACACGGAAGGGACGGAAATCAACTTAAAGAATATGTTCGGCAAGCATGTACTGGATGTGACCGTCACTTCGGGAAAATCGAAGAAAACATCGTTCACGTTCGAAGTGAAGACGGATGCCGCGACGATGACAGCGCTCGTGGACAGTTATGTCATTGACAAAAAAATGAGCAGCAGCGATGCGACAGCGCTGAAAGTCTACCTCGATGCGATGAAGCAGGCAGAGGGCGGCGTCAATCCAGCCGAATTCACGAAGTCTCTGAAGAACTTCAATGCGAAGCTGGATCAACTGAAGAAGAACATTAAGATCGATGCCTATACGATGCTGAAGGAAAGCGTCTATTACCTCGCAGGCAGTCTGGCTGAAGGTAAACCTGTAGAAGTATCGTCGATTGAGAACAATAATCCGAATTATATTCCATCCAATGCGGTGGACGGATTCCAATCGACGCGCTGGGCGAGTCACTATGATGATGCGAACTGGTTCCTCGTCGACCTCGGTCAGCCAACGGCGATGGACACGGTCCGCATTAGCTGGGAGGGCGCTCGTGCTGACACGTATAAGCTGCTCGTATCGGACGATAAGAAGACGTGGAAGAACGTAATGCCGAATGACGGCATTATTAAAGCGCAAGACGGCAAAGAAACGGTTCAATTCAATTCGGTGACGGCAAGATACATCAAATTTGAAGGCGTCAAGCGTGCTACGGGCTACGGATATTCCTTCTATGAGTTCGGCGTATACTCGTTGTCTGACCAACAAGTGAAACTGGAACGTAATCTTGCATTAGGACTGCCGTATACTTGGTCTCAGGCGCCTGAGGCATCCCGTCCGGATGATCAGAAGAAGCTAACTGATGGCAAATATGCCAAGATGGTCAACGGCAAACCGGATTTCAATGATCCGGCATGGGTTGGACATCTACGGAAGAAAACGCGTGAAGTTGTATTCGATCTAGGCGAACAGAAGTCGATTACGAAGATTAACGCGCACTTCTTAGAGAGTTGGCCAACCAATAACGTGCTCGTGCCGCTGACCGTCTCGATGTATGTCTCCGATGATAAGGTGAATTGGGGATTGCTTAAGGACAGCGCGACACAGGAACTCTGGCGAGATGGAACGTACGATGAGACTTATAGATGGGATGGCAGTAAGGACGGCATTAAGGCGGCAGGTCCTAGTGCGCAAATCGCTTATGCTCGTTATGTGAAAGTAACATTTACGATGCATACGCGTGCCATGACCTTCGTGGACGAGATTGAAATTCTAGGGCAAGACGGGAAAGTGGAAGGTGCAGTAACCGTTCCGACGTATACGCCGAAATTCTTGGAGGCAGGCGAAGCGACGGCAGGTATTCAGCATCTTGGGCTGCTCTACAATGGGCAATATGCGAATGACTTAGGCACATGGACGAAAGAACGGATCATTCCGAACATTAGTTATGTCGATAAAGACGGCAAGATTAAGGATCGACTCTTCGATGGTGTCCTGTACCTTGGCATTAACTCGATAAATCCAGGTCGTGATTTCGGCGGTAAGGCTTACCTCGAAGACTGGAAATGGTATTTGGATAAAACATTTGCGAAAAATGGCGATATGGATGCGTTAGACGCAGCGGCTAGCGAGGTTTCCAAGGCACTCAATCAGCCTGGCATGAAGGAAAAGGTTGTCCTCATGATTCCGGATCCAGGCGAATCGATCACCAATTTCGGAGCGATTGAACAAGGCGGAGAATCGCTGAACTTCAATGATTCCGTTGGCAAAGAAAAAGCATTTGCGAACCGTGAAAAAGCAGTACAATGGTGGCTGCAGCAAGTTAAATCAAGATGGGAAGCAAAAGGTTACGCTAACCTTGAGCTTGTAGGTATGTACTGGTTCGAAGAGCAAATCAGCACAAGCCAATCCGGACCGGATCTGATCCGTTCGGTGAGCAGCACCCTGCATGACATGCAAATTAGCGGCAAAGACCTGAAGTTCTTCTGGATTCCGCATTTCTTCGCTTATAAAGCGTTTATGTGGAAGGATGTCGGTTTCGATGCGGTGACGATCCAACCGAACTATTTCTTCGAGCCGATGGACAAAGAGCGTTTGGAGGATTCCGCAAATCTTGCGAAGCAGTATGGCATGTCCAATGAGCTTGAATTCGACGATCGGATGCTGACGGACGGCGTGTTCCGCGAGCGGTATATCGACTATTTGAACAACGGCGCGAGTACAGGTTTGATGACAGAGGGCTTCAAATCGTATTACCAGGGCAACAATGCGGTCTATAACACCGCGGTCAGTAAAGATCCAGCGACACGCGTTCTCTACGATTGGTTGTACCAATTCGTTAAAGGAACGTATAAGGTTAACGAAGATCAGCCATCCAAGGTAAACGTGCAAATGAATGGCAAGCCGTTCCAGAGCGGTATGAAGCTCCTGGATACCGAGAACGTAGCTTTTACTTGGAATCTTGAAACGGATGACGGTCTGACGAAAGTAACAGCGACATTCGACGGCAAGCCTTATACGGGTACGGACATTTCGCTCGAAGGCAAGCTTGGCAAGCATGAGCTCGTCATTACCGTGACGGCGGGCAAAATGGTGACAAAATCGTATGTGATCGAAACCACGACGAATGCAGCGGGTATTAAGGTATTAGTGGATCGTTTCCAGAAAGCTGAGCAGTTCACGGATGGGGTTGTTGCGCCAACGCTGAGCAACTACCTCGAAATGATGAAACGCAATGAGAATACGGATGTTGCGCAGGCTGCGAAGTATCTCAAAGGCTTCAACGCGAAGCTGGATGAATTCAAGCAAGCAGGTCAGATCAAAGATGAGGCGTATAATACGCTGAAAGAAAGCGTCTATTACCTCACAGGCAATTTGGCGCAGGGTAAATCAGCAGAAGCATCATCAACAGAAGGTAACAATCCAAACTATGCGCCGGGTAAAGCGGTAGATGGATTCCCAGCTTCCCGATGGGCGAGTGAGTATGTTAACGACACGAACTTCACTGTGGACCTAGGCAAACCGGTTCTTATGGATACGGTCCGCATCGATTGGGAGGTTGCTCGTGCGAAGACTTATAAGCTGCTCGTATCGAATGATAAAAAGACTTGGAAGAGTGTGAAGGGTGACGGGGCTATTACGGCACATGACGGCAAAGAAACCGTTCAATTCACTCCGGTTCTAGCCCAATATGTTCGATTCCAAGGCGTAGAAAGAAATACCGAATACGGCTATTCCTTCTATGAGTTCGGTGTCTATAACCTCTCGGGCACTGTTGACGTGAAGGCAATTGAAGGCGTGCAAGCGACAATTGACAATACAACGAAAAAGGTAACGGTCACCGGATTGGCAATGGATACCGGTAAGATCGATGCCACGTTGAAGGTCGTTGATCCGCAAGGCAAAGTGAACTATGAAGGGCAGGCTAACGCAGCGGATGGCAAGATTACGTTCGCGTTCCAGTTGAATGGCGATGTGGAAGGCAAATATGAAGCAACTCTGTCGGTTAAGGATATGGAACCGATCAAAGTGAGCTTTGAATATAAAAAGCCTACACCACCAACAACAACTCCTGATAGCCCAGCTCCATCAACGCCGACACCACCAACAACACCTGCACCGGTCAACATTCAACCGCAAGCAGATGGCTCCGTCAAAGCAACGGTCAGCTCAAAGCTGGATGGCACAACGGCCGTAGGTACGATTAGCGAGCAGGATCTGAAGAAGGCGATCGCAGGCGCGAAAGCCGATGCATCCGGTCAGCAGACGGTGATCGTCGAGTTGAACAAAAATGGCAATGCAGCAGGTTATGCACTGGATCTTCCGGCTTCATTCTTGGCTGAAAATCCGAATTTGGTGATTGAAGTCAGTACGCCGAACGCAACGGCTGTGTTGAACGGCCAAATGTTCGCGAAGTCAGAGCTCGGCAAGCAAGTACGGGTGATCGTGAGCGCAGGGGATCGCAAATCCTTGAACGCAGCGGCACAAGCACAAGTGGGCAATCGTCCGATCGTCCAATTGTCCGTACAGATGGATGGCAAGTCGGTCGCTTGGAAGAGCGATAAAGCTTCCGTACTCGTGAAGGTTCCTTACACGTTAACAGGCAAGGAGACGGCTTCTAGTATCGGTATTCTCTTGATCAATGATCAAGGCGCCGCTACCGTGGTGAAGGGAGCAACGTATTCCGCTGCTGACAAGCAGCTTCGCTTCCCGGCGAACCAAGCAGGCGTCTATGCGATTTACGCGCAACCTGCGGCATCGTTCGCAGATCTAGGCCAACATGCATGGGCACAAGAGGCGATTGCTCAGCTGGCATCGCTCGGCATCGTGCAAGGTACCTCCGCAACAACGTTCAGTCCGGCTGATCAAGTAAGCCGCGCAGACTTCGTGCTGATGCTGGTGAGAGCATTGAATCTGAAAGCAGACGCAAGTGCTGCCTTCGCGGATGTGGATGCGCAAGCATACTATCACGATGCGGTAGCGATCGCAAAGCAGTTAGGCATTGTGACAGGGACCAATGGTGATCAATTCGCACCTAAGGCGAAGATCTCCCGTCAGGATATGATGGTCATGGCAGCACGTGCGCTGGCAGTAGCACAAGCGAAGGAGCTACAAGGCGATCTTACAGCGCTGAAAGCATTTAAGGACGCTGGCCAAGTGGCTGGTTATGCAGCAAGCGGCATTGCAGGTATGATCGAGCAAGGGCTGATTCAAGGCAATAACGGCTCGCTTAATCCAACGGGCAATACGACGCGTGCGGAGACGGCTGTATTCTTGAACAGATTGTTGAACGTATTATCGAAATAA
- a CDS encoding fibronectin type III domain-containing protein: protein MRRSNVSRRLSMFRKALPHLVIIALFLGLLPTIAAAADRGAWAPNVSYAVNDTVTYSGNSYKAIQPHTSLVGWEPPNVPALWQIMQGGGGDTQAPTAPSNLRSTGTTASSIALAWDASTDNVGVTGYTLYQGGAVVANLSGSTLTYTHAGLNSNTTYTYTVKAKDAAGNISADSNQLSATTSTTNPQPDTVPPTVPTNVVVTGSTSSSVSLAWNASSDNVGVTGYDVYRGSTLVVSVTGTTATVTGLAASTSYTFTVVAKDAAGNASAPSAGVTTTTPGTGGGGQLPKHTLTGYWHNFINGSSNLKLRDVPSQYDIIALSFAEMDPAKPGGVTFNVDGPLATALGGYTNTDLIQDIQAKRAQGKKVILSIGGEKGNINLGSASPNVTNFVDSMYGLITQFGLDGIDIDLENGMNVPNLTNAVRQLHQKVGSSFILTMAPQTIDMQSPNTTYMQLYNNLKDMTTVINVQYYNSGCMLGRDGKCYSQGTIDFLTALSDLTLQWVAPSQLGIGVPATPAAAGGGYVSPTVVNNAVNCLATGNGCGTYKPVAKYPDFRGAMTWSINWDKVNNFSLANTVKQFLSTLP, encoded by the coding sequence ATGAGAAGAAGTAATGTCTCAAGACGGTTGTCGATGTTCCGCAAAGCTTTACCTCATCTGGTCATTATTGCCTTATTCTTAGGATTGTTGCCAACCATCGCTGCCGCTGCCGATCGCGGTGCATGGGCGCCAAATGTATCTTATGCGGTCAATGATACGGTGACGTATAGTGGGAACAGCTATAAAGCCATACAACCGCATACGTCGCTCGTAGGGTGGGAGCCGCCGAATGTACCAGCGCTCTGGCAGATTATGCAGGGAGGAGGCGGGGATACGCAAGCCCCAACCGCGCCGAGCAATCTTCGATCGACAGGTACGACAGCCTCAAGCATCGCTCTTGCCTGGGATGCATCGACAGATAATGTCGGCGTTACCGGATATACGCTCTATCAGGGCGGAGCGGTCGTTGCGAATCTATCAGGCAGCACGCTCACGTATACGCATGCAGGACTGAATAGCAACACGACTTATACCTATACCGTGAAAGCCAAAGACGCCGCAGGAAACATATCGGCGGATAGCAACCAGCTAAGCGCAACGACGAGTACGACGAACCCGCAGCCAGATACCGTGCCGCCAACGGTACCGACGAATGTGGTGGTGACAGGAAGTACGTCATCCAGTGTATCGCTAGCATGGAATGCTTCGAGCGATAATGTCGGCGTTACGGGTTATGATGTTTATCGCGGCTCCACGCTCGTGGTATCGGTTACCGGCACGACGGCTACCGTTACTGGCCTAGCGGCGAGTACATCCTATACCTTCACCGTCGTGGCGAAAGACGCGGCAGGCAATGCCTCCGCGCCAAGCGCAGGCGTAACGACAACGACGCCAGGTACAGGTGGCGGCGGTCAGCTGCCGAAGCACACGTTAACTGGTTACTGGCATAACTTCATTAACGGATCATCCAATTTGAAGCTGCGCGACGTGCCGAGTCAATATGACATCATCGCGCTGTCCTTTGCGGAGATGGATCCTGCCAAGCCGGGCGGCGTCACGTTCAATGTCGATGGACCGCTTGCAACGGCGTTAGGAGGCTATACAAATACCGATCTGATTCAGGATATCCAAGCCAAACGCGCACAAGGGAAAAAGGTGATCCTCTCGATCGGTGGCGAGAAAGGCAATATCAACTTGGGCAGCGCATCGCCGAACGTGACGAACTTTGTAGATAGTATGTACGGGTTGATTACGCAGTTCGGGCTGGATGGGATCGATATCGACTTAGAGAATGGCATGAATGTGCCGAATCTGACGAATGCGGTGCGCCAATTGCATCAGAAGGTCGGATCCAGCTTCATTCTAACGATGGCTCCACAGACGATTGATATGCAGAGCCCGAATACGACGTATATGCAGCTCTACAATAATCTGAAAGACATGACGACGGTCATTAACGTCCAATATTACAACTCAGGTTGTATGCTGGGACGGGACGGCAAATGCTACTCGCAGGGAACGATTGACTTCTTGACGGCTCTGTCGGATCTGACCTTGCAATGGGTTGCTCCTTCGCAGCTTGGCATCGGCGTTCCAGCGACGCCTGCGGCAGCGGGTGGCGGTTATGTATCCCCTACAGTTGTGAACAACGCGGTTAATTGTCTTGCGACAGGAAATGGTTGCGGCACCTATAAGCCGGTGGCCAAATATCCAGACTTCCGCGGCGCAATGACGTGGTCGATCAACTGGGATAAGGTGAACAATTTCAGCCTTGCGAATACCGTGAAGCAATTCCTCAGCACACTTCCATAA
- a CDS encoding MerR family transcriptional regulator translates to MDNYYSIGEVAKLTSATIKTIRYYDDIHLLPASHISPAGYRYYTQEDIWQLELILLLRYLGFKVQDIKRMLQNEIPVSTSINWQLGIIESQMSHLGQIRDILAQASRQDDANAQLNYLHDIAEIIHKSTKQRQDLIASTLHASFIEPNVPQDWKEHVLTTYIGFVPEEHRLSEKQLSAWSQMNALLQDASFVEEIQRSLGTFWQGVNEQDIEASPWQKKYTRITKTVIDLMQASKTEIDPAMQTAALDYVSLFQPADTALDTERLQQFIQHSDDMSSERLNQWWQLLLVMNPSLAPYADAQHMIKRTVLWLIAHPERVHPGGEGQ, encoded by the coding sequence ATGGACAACTATTATTCAATCGGAGAAGTGGCTAAGCTGACCAGCGCAACGATCAAAACCATCCGTTATTATGATGATATTCACCTACTTCCTGCCTCTCATATCAGTCCGGCAGGCTATCGATACTACACCCAAGAGGATATATGGCAGCTGGAATTGATCTTACTGCTGCGATACCTCGGGTTTAAAGTGCAGGATATCAAGCGGATGCTGCAAAATGAGATCCCTGTGTCAACATCGATCAACTGGCAGCTTGGGATAATCGAGAGTCAGATGAGCCACCTCGGGCAGATTCGGGATATCCTTGCGCAAGCGAGCCGTCAAGATGACGCTAACGCGCAGTTGAACTATTTGCACGATATTGCAGAGATCATCCATAAGAGCACGAAGCAGCGGCAGGACCTCATCGCATCCACCCTACACGCTTCGTTTATCGAACCGAATGTACCGCAAGATTGGAAGGAGCATGTGCTCACCACCTACATTGGATTCGTGCCCGAGGAGCACCGTCTATCTGAGAAACAGCTCTCCGCTTGGTCACAAATGAATGCCCTGCTGCAGGACGCCTCGTTTGTAGAGGAGATCCAGAGGAGCTTAGGCACATTCTGGCAAGGAGTGAACGAACAAGACATCGAGGCCTCACCATGGCAGAAAAAATATACCCGCATCACGAAGACCGTGATCGACCTGATGCAAGCAAGTAAAACTGAGATCGATCCCGCGATGCAAACCGCAGCACTCGATTATGTCTCCTTGTTCCAACCTGCCGATACCGCACTAGATACTGAAAGGTTGCAGCAATTTATCCAGCATTCGGATGACATGTCTTCTGAACGACTGAACCAGTGGTGGCAGTTGCTGCTCGTCATGAATCCATCTCTTGCACCCTATGCAGACGCACAGCACATGATTAAACGCACCGTCTTGTGGCTCATCGCCCATCCGGAGCGAGTGCACCCTGGAGGTGAAGGCCAATGA
- a CDS encoding alpha/beta fold hydrolase yields MNPTIHTVPVPDGSLHVPVYGSEHSVPIILLHGTAAYHYCWRYVAAQLATSYRAYCPDLLGSGFSDKPKDALYSKRAQADRILALLASLDIGPVHLIGHSLGGEVATHIALAAPDQVRSLTLVAPDGLRRGVIPPVRWLARRGWLDGLFRQAMHKPMKPAALARILGLPLEQLTPSFIAEWTKPYADPNLPYVIAKTLADDDTGMLTDRIHQLAMPTLLIHGTKDRMIPSRVFERYQQLVPSLRTEVYEGYGHVLMEQCPERLAASVAHFIGEIAG; encoded by the coding sequence ATGAATCCAACCATACATACCGTACCTGTACCTGACGGCAGCCTGCATGTCCCTGTCTATGGATCGGAGCATTCTGTTCCGATCATCCTCTTACATGGCACCGCTGCCTATCACTATTGCTGGCGATATGTCGCAGCGCAGCTAGCGACATCCTATCGCGCCTACTGCCCTGATTTACTCGGATCCGGGTTCAGCGATAAGCCGAAGGATGCCCTGTACTCCAAGCGGGCGCAAGCTGATCGAATTCTAGCACTGCTAGCTTCTCTGGACATCGGTCCCGTTCATCTCATCGGCCATTCGCTAGGCGGAGAGGTCGCGACCCATATCGCGTTAGCAGCGCCCGACCAGGTCCGAAGCTTGACGCTGGTAGCGCCAGACGGGCTGCGAAGAGGCGTTATTCCGCCCGTGCGATGGTTAGCTCGCAGAGGGTGGCTAGACGGTTTGTTCCGTCAAGCCATGCACAAGCCGATGAAACCTGCCGCGTTAGCCAGAATCCTCGGCCTCCCGTTGGAACAGCTGACGCCTTCATTTATTGCCGAATGGACAAAGCCTTATGCCGATCCCAACTTGCCTTACGTCATCGCCAAAACACTCGCAGACGATGATACGGGGATGCTAACGGACCGAATCCATCAGCTTGCGATGCCGACATTGCTTATTCACGGGACGAAAGATCGCATGATCCCGTCGCGTGTATTCGAGCGGTATCAGCAGCTCGTCCCAAGCCTTCGCACGGAAGTGTATGAAGGATACGGCCATGTGTTGATGGAGCAGTGCCCGGAGCGCCTCGCAGCATCGGTAGCTCATTTCATCGGGGAAATTGCAGGATGA